GTCGGTCATGCTGTGTTTCCTTTGTCGGTAACATCGCTTGTTTGCAGATAGATTGGCGTTGATTGAAAAACAGCGCCAATCTAACGGTTTTCTGCATAAAGATCAAGTTTCATCGCCATTGACCTGCGTAAAAATTTGACACCTTTTCCGGCGATGCGGTATAAACAGAAACTTGCATCAGTACTTTCTTTCCCGAAAGGTCAACCATGGAACTTCTGCTGGTTTTGTTACGCGCGGTGGCGGCAATCGCCAACCTGGTGATACAACTTTATATCTACGTGGTCATTGCCCGGGCGCTGGTCTCCTGGGTCAATCCCGACCCCTGCAATCCGATCGTGCGTTTTTTGCACAATGCCACCGATCCCCTGCTCGACCGCTTGCGGCGGATGCTGCCGCTCAATTTCGGCGGCATGGATTTTACCCCGATCGCGC
Above is a window of Desulfuromonadaceae bacterium DNA encoding:
- a CDS encoding YggT family protein, producing MELLLVLLRAVAAIANLVIQLYIYVVIARALVSWVNPDPCNPIVRFLHNATDPLLDRLRRMLPLNFGGMDFTPIALLIALEISRQLIMTLLTMIMRTLTGY